AGGGTTCGGATGTAATGGCAGCAGGAGTAACGTTACATGGCAGGTGAGTTGAAACTCGCGACTTGCTTGACCTACTGGTTTATAACCACAAATCATAGAGTACATAAAATCTAAGTCTCCTGGaagaggaataaaaaaataaaaatgattaaataagtgTAATCGTACAAGTAATCTGAGAGAACAATTTCTTCCGAGACTTGATTTCTTAATTACAGAATGACATATTTGTCACCAGTAAATATAATTCACAGGTTGTCCCGTTAATGAACATTCGGCTGCAGGAGCGTTGGAAAAATAGACACCATCTGATATACCTTCTCTTACAATGTCAGAGATTGAGGACTGTCTAAGGCGCTTTCAGGCGGCTGTCGACGTCATTCAAAGCCTACCCAAAAATGGTAGCTTTGCTCGGAATATGCAAAAATTACATTGGACATAATCATGTACACTAACATATTTTGTAGCTGATATAAAGTGTACACAGCTTGTTATTGCATGCATCTCTATAAATTATAGTAGTCTACCTCTTCACACTGATGTGCATAATTTGCAGCAGCTCTTGCTTCCAGGGGTAAATTTTAAATTGCCCTTGCACAGGTTCCTATAGACCCTCTTATGAAGTGATGCTGCGGTTTTATGGTCTGTACAAACAGGCAATCTGTGGCCCATGTACAGCGTCACGCCCAGGATTCTGGGACCCTGTTGGCCGTTACAAATGGTAAAGCTTTTAAGAAGTTATAAACATCATATTCAGGTACTATAATGTGCCTAACTAAAGTACATGTGATGGTCTTCAGAGCGCTCAGAACATTTAAAGGACGGATTAAATTCATGGCATGTTTTTTTCTGGTCTTGTTTCAGGGATGCTTGGAATCAGTTTGGAGACAGTCGGGAGAGTGCCATGGCTGCTTATGTGGATGAAATTAAGAAAGTTGCACAAGAGGTAGGAGAGCTTCGataataactaaaatattaataaaacaaatttaggCAAAAGTAAGTTTAGCAAAATGTTctctaaattaattattattattattatttttttttacatataaatacatttgcgGCCATGTATTAATTACAGGTTATAGACACCATGCAAATCAATGAGAAGACTGCATcctttttctattattttgaaCCTCTCTATCATGTCATCCATGATATGCCCAGACCTCCAGAGGCACTTTTATCTCTCAGATCAggtgtgcatttatttatgtatttaggtAAAATACAACGAGTTTTATGTGATAAAACTATGATTTTGGTGTGCATTTTAAAGATGGAAATGCCAGAGAGCCAACTTATGGTTGGGGTGATCATGAAGTGGAGAGGGAAACTCAAGAACCAGCTCTTCAACAGGAGTACACAGAGATGGTTCCTGAAAGTCAACTTCAATCTGATAGTGCAGGTAGTGTAGTGATTATGTATAAATGAGGGATCCAGAATATTTTGCAGTCCaccaaaacacttttttttcacaatataaatttgttttttaagcttgtacaaacaaatacttaaaattttacacttttttattatttttattattaaattggaACCCGCACAAGTTATGATCACTATCCAGACTTCTTTTATCGCCATATATGTGTGTAGAGGCACATGTGTCTGAGGTTCAGGGGCTGGCTAGTGACTCAGAGAGTGAAATCTTCTGTGACTCATTGGAACAGCTGGACACTGTTAAGGTATAAAATTTTACTAATTCTAATTAAAATGTGCGTAACAGTCTATGTgccgcattttttttttttttgtgcacaatgCCAGATGGTAATACCAGTTCCCAGAATGTGCATGCACTCATTGAGACCTCTGGAATCCAGGTGCATCATcacagccctctctctcaggtgaTTCAGATTGGAGCTGGACATGGTGGTGAGGGGGCAGAAGATAGGCATGGTCCTCCCATTAGGAGGAGAACCACAGGGAGAGAGGGGACGCAGCAGGGTTGGAGGAACCCCTCAGGTAAGTTTAATCTAATTCCAAATTATAAACCACAACACCCTTTTGACTTCTTGTATCACTATTACAAGTGCCACCATGTAACAATATTATGgtaaattttataaaattgttaCAAATATCCAAATGCATGGATCCCTACTTTTACATAACCATTCAAGATTTTAGGGTCAGCAAGTCCCAGTGATGTGCCTTGAAACCatttatctaatacagagaacTATGTTGACCATGATGTTATAATAAGTGACGCCACTGCCAGGGGCCAACTTAACCAATAAGCAGTGTTGGGGGGTAACttccgtattttccggactattaagtcacactttttttcatagttcagCTGGCCCTGcggcttatagtcaggtgtgacttatttatcaaaattaatttgacatgaaccaagagaaatgaaccaagagaaaacattaccttctccagccCATGCTGCTCAGTTCCCTGTAGTCTGCTACTGAGCAgtgtagagcgccctctcgtggctgtagacggtaatgttttctctcggttcttggttctaaGTAAATGCGAcctaagccgcgtttccaccgcaggaactttacccaggaactagggactttggcctggtacttggtgtgtttccaccgcaggaaccaggaactaaataaagttccgggtaaaaaaatgcccctcagaaagtccctgctggcgaggtggtactttttcaaagttccggaactttcgggggcgggactttggcgctaaacattctgattggttgagttcacgcagcattggttgagttcaaccaccatttattcgaatcaacattttcaaaatattactcttatt
This portion of the Carassius gibelio isolate Cgi1373 ecotype wild population from Czech Republic chromosome A12, carGib1.2-hapl.c, whole genome shotgun sequence genome encodes:
- the acbd4 gene encoding acyl-CoA-binding domain-containing protein 4 isoform X5 encodes the protein MAAGVTLHGRDAWNQFGDSRESAMAAYVDEIKKVAQEVIDTMQINEKTASFFYYFEPLYHVIHDMPRPPEALLSLRSDGNAREPTYGWGDHEVERETQEPALQQEYTEMVPESQLQSDSAEAHVSEVQGLASDSESEIFCDSLEQLDTVKVHHHSPLSQVIQIGAGHGGEGAEDRHGPPIRRRTTGREGTQQGWRNPSGYMDGWAERLSSGAGSGQGGRDDSEGGPDRLLNSQVEQQIILAVWQLREDMQSVMERLEVVEGLATANAQSSHRRSYLQMTAVETEEKWWPFDISRRTLLLLLVWPFVTQALLFLLRRRKRKD
- the acbd4 gene encoding acyl-CoA-binding domain-containing protein 4 isoform X4, with amino-acid sequence MAGSYRPSYEVMLRFYGLYKQAICGPCTASRPGFWDPVGRYKWDAWNQFGDSRESAMAAYVDEIKKVAQEVIDTMQINEKTASFFYYFEPLYHVIHDMPRPPEALLSLRSDGNAREPTYGWGDHEVERETQEPALQQEYTEMVPESQLQSDSAEAHVSEVQGLASDSESEIFCDSLEQLDTVKVHHHSPLSQVIQIGAGHGGEGAEDRHGPPIRRRTTGREGTQQGWRNPSGYMDGWAERLSSGAGSGQGGRDDSEGGPDRLLNSQVEQQIILAVWQLREDMQSVMERLEVVEGLATANAQSSHRRSYLQMTAVETEEKWWPFDISRRTLLLLLVWPFVTQALLFLLRRRKRKD
- the acbd4 gene encoding acyl-CoA-binding domain-containing protein 4 isoform X6, producing the protein MSEIEDCLRRFQAAVDVIQSLPKNGSYRPSYEVMLRFYGLYKQAICGPCTASRPGFWDPVGRYKWDAWNQFGDSRESAMAAYVDEIKKVAQEVIDTMQINEKTASFFYYFEPLYHVIHDMPRPPEALLSLRSDGNAREPTYGWGDHEVERETQEPALQQEYTEMVPESQLQSDSAEAHVSEVQGLASDSESEIFCDSLEQLDTVKVHHHSPLSQVIQIGAGHGGEGAEDRHGPPIRRRTTGREGTQQGWRNPSGIPRLPHQCKRGKNG
- the acbd4 gene encoding acyl-CoA-binding domain-containing protein 4 isoform X3, giving the protein MSEIEDCLRRFQAAVDVIQSLPKNGSYRPSYEVMLRFYGLYKQAICGPCTASRPGFWDPVGRYKWDAWNQFGDSRESAMAAYVDEIKKVAQEVIDTMQINEKTASFFYYFEPLYHVIHDMPRPPEALLSLRSDGNAREPTYGWGDHEVERETQEPALQQEYTEMVPESQLQSDSADGNTSSQNVHALIETSGIQVHHHSPLSQVIQIGAGHGGEGAEDRHGPPIRRRTTGREGTQQGWRNPSGYMDGWAERLSSGAGSGQGGRDDSEGGPDRLLNSQVEQQIILAVWQLREDMQSVMERLEVVEGLATANAQSSHRRSYLQMTAVETEEKWWPFDISRRTLLLLLVWPFVTQALLFLLRRRKRKD
- the acbd4 gene encoding acyl-CoA-binding domain-containing protein 4 isoform X1, with translation MSEIEDCLRRFQAAVDVIQSLPKNGSYRPSYEVMLRFYGLYKQAICGPCTASRPGFWDPVGRYKWDAWNQFGDSRESAMAAYVDEIKKVAQEVIDTMQINEKTASFFYYFEPLYHVIHDMPRPPEALLSLRSDGNAREPTYGWGDHEVERETQEPALQQEYTEMVPESQLQSDSAEAHVSEVQGLASDSESEIFCDSLEQLDTVKVHHHSPLSQVIQIGAGHGGEGAEDRHGPPIRRRTTGREGTQQGWRNPSGYMDGWAERLSSGAGSGQGGRDDSEGGPDRLLNSQVEQQIILAVWQLREDMQSVMERLEVVEGLATANAQSSHRRSYLQMTAVETEEKWWPFDISRRTLLLLLVWPFVTQALLFLLRRRKRKD
- the acbd4 gene encoding acyl-CoA-binding domain-containing protein 4 isoform X2; this translates as MSEIEDCLRRFQAAVDVIQSLPKNGSYRPSYEVMLRFYGLYKQAICGPCTASRPGFWDPVGRYKWDAWNQFGDSRESAMAAYVDEIKKVAQEVIDTMQINEKTASFFYYFEPLYHVIHDMPRPPEALLSLRSDGNAREPTYGWGDHEVERETQEPALQQEYTEMVPESQLQSDSAEAHVSEVQGLASDSESEIFCDSLEQLDTVKVIQIGAGHGGEGAEDRHGPPIRRRTTGREGTQQGWRNPSGYMDGWAERLSSGAGSGQGGRDDSEGGPDRLLNSQVEQQIILAVWQLREDMQSVMERLEVVEGLATANAQSSHRRSYLQMTAVETEEKWWPFDISRRTLLLLLVWPFVTQALLFLLRRRKRKD